The following are encoded together in the Cervus elaphus chromosome 23, mCerEla1.1, whole genome shotgun sequence genome:
- the LOC122681169 gene encoding translation initiation factor IF-2-like — protein sequence MGSRTPPAGQGRGRRGRPGPLPERWARPRKQGGAAVRPSPRRGRPRGAEKAARRRPRSPPGRSPSPPPLPPVMGELWARAPGGLGRTPRRTHRGRTAGSREPCERSSGRGDHFLPKPTPPAAAAAAEAAAAAATPAPESAAAAAPLPLRSPLPLRLEPRPCAASSLGERGTGSPRPPERGAARGRREESGGQGCRGRGGAGRGSGPGARRRLSWGGRKWGRGAEEGGGRSAGGAERALERGCVETGGTGRGLGLGGPEA from the coding sequence ATGGGGAGCCGCACCCCGCCCGCCGGGCAGGGCCGCGGGCGGCGAGGGCGGCCCGGGCCTCTCCCAGAACGATGGGCCCGGCCCCGGAAACAGGGAGGGGCCGCGGTGAGGCCGAGCCCGCGCCGCGGGCGGCCTCGCGGGGCCGAGAAGGCCGCGCGCCGCCGCCCCCGGAGCCCACCCGGGAGGTCGCcctcgccgccgccgctgccgccagTGATGGGGGAGCTGTGGGCTCGGGCCCCTGGGGGCCTCGGGCGGACCCCGCGCCGCACTCACCGTGGGAGGACTGCAGGGAGCAGAGAACCTTGCGAGCGGAGCTCCGGGCGCGGTGACCACTTCCTTCCCAAGCCCACTcctccggcggcggcggcggctgcagaggcggcggcggcggcagctacCCCGGCTCCGGAATCGGCGGCTGCGGCGGCTCCACTTCCGCTCCGGTCACCACTTCCGCTCCGGCTCGAGCCCCGCCCCTGCGCCGCCTCCTCATTGGGCGAGCGGGGCACGGGGTCGCCCCGGCCGCCAGAGAGGGGCGCCGcccgagggaggagggaggagagcgGAGGGCAGGGGTGCcgcggccggggcggggcggggcgggggtctGGCCCCGGAGCGCGGAGGAGGCTGTCGTGGGGGGGACGGAAATGGGGGCGGGGAGCGGAAGAAGGAGGTGGGCGGAGTGCAGGCGGGGCTGAGAGGGCTCTAGAAAGGGGCTGTGTGGAAACTGGGGGGACTGGGCGAGGCTTGGGGCTGGGCGGGCCTGAGGCTTAG